One Spinacia oleracea cultivar Varoflay chromosome 4, BTI_SOV_V1, whole genome shotgun sequence DNA segment encodes these proteins:
- the LOC110774887 gene encoding heat shock 70 kDa protein, mitochondrial, with protein MATALRRCLRPEQFRSFPAFKSLAGNASPSLSSPFMAQRLASLVRPFSSRPAGNDVIGIDLGTTNSCVSVMEGKSAKVIENAEGARTTPSVVAFNPKGELLVGTPAKRQAVTNPTNTIFGTKRLIGRVFSDPQTQKEMKMVPYKIVKAPNGDAWVEANGQQYSPSQVGAFVLTKMKETAEAYLGKTVSKAVVTVPAYFNDAQRQATKDAGKIAGLDVQRIINEPTAAALSYGMTNKEGLIAVFDLGGGTFDVSILEISNGVFEVKATNGDTFLGGEDFDNTLLEFLVSEFKKTEGIDLSSDRLALQRLREAAEKAKIELSSTSQTDISLPFISADSSGAKHLNITLSRSKFESLVGNLIERTRAPCKNCLKDAGVSLNEVDEVLLVGGMTRVPKVQEIVQEIFGKSPSKGVNPDEAVAMGAAIQGGILRGDVKDLLLLDVTPLSLGIETLGGVFTRLINRNTTIPTKKSQVFSTAADNQTQVGIKVLQGEREMASDNKMLGEFELQGIPPAPRGLPQIEVTFDIDANGIVTVSAKDKATNKEQNITIKSSGGLSEHEIEKMVKEAEIHAQKDQERKSLIDARNTADTTIYSVEKSLGEYREKITSEIAKEIEDAVSDLRSAMQNDNLEEIKAKTDAANKAVSKIGEHMSGGQGGSSGGTGTGDQTPEAEYEEAKK; from the exons ATGGCCACTGCACTCCGCCGCTGTCTCCGCCCTGAGCAGTTCCGCTCTTTTCCTGCCTTTAAATCG TTGGCTGGAAATGCTAGTCCATCGTTGTCTAGTCCATTTATGGCACAAAGATTGGCAAGCTTGGTGAGGCCTTTCAG TTCAAGACCTGCTGGGAATGATGTGATTGGTATTGACTTGGGTACCACTAACTCTTGTGTTTCTGTCATGGAGGGAAAG AGTGCCAAAGTGATTGAGAATGCTGAAGGTGCTCGCACTACACCTTCAGTAGTCGCATTCAACCCAAAGGGTGAGCTTCTTGTGGGTACTCCTGCCAAGCGTCAAGCAGTTACTAATCCCACCAACACAATCTTTGGGACTAAACGTTTGATTGGGAGAGTTTTCAGTGATCctcaaacacagaaagaaatGAAGATGGTCCCGTATAAGATTGTGAAAGCTCCTAATGGAGATGCCTGGGTTGAAGCTAACGGCCAACAATATTCTCCAAGCCAGGTCGGAGCCTTTGTCTTGACCAAGATGAAAGAAACTGCCGAGGCTTATCTTGGGAAAACAGTTTCGAAGGCTGTGGTTACTGTTCCAGCTTACTTCAATGATGCTCAGAGACAAGCAACTAAAGATGCTGGAAAGATTGCAGGACTTGATGTGCAGAGAATTATAAATGAACCTACTGCTGCTGCTCTTTCCTATGGGATGACCAACAAGGAGGGTCTTATTGCAGTTTTTGATCTTGGTGGTGGAACCTTTGATGTCTCTATCCTTGAGATATCCAATGGTGTTTTTGAG GTTAAAGCAACAAATGGTGACACATTTTTGGGAGGAGAAGACTTTGACAACACTTTATTGGAGTTCTTGGTGTCTGAATTTAAGAAAACTGAAGGCATTGATTTGAGTAGTGATCGTCTTGCCTTGCAAAGGCTTCGTGAAGCTGCTGAGAAGGCAAAGATAGAGCTCTCGTCTACATCTCAGACAGACATCAGCCTCCCCTTTATCAGTGCAGATTCTTCTGGAGCGAAGCACTTGAACATTACACTCTCAAGATCGAAGTTTGAATCACTTGTAGGGAATTTGATTGAAAGAACTCGCGCCCCTTGTAAAAATTGTTTGAAGGATGCTGGTGTTTCACTTAATGAAGTTGATGAGGTTCTTCTTGTGGGTGGTATGACCCGAGTGCCAAAAGTACAGGAAATAGTGCAGGAGATCTTTGGCAAATCTCCAAGCAAAGGAGTTAACCCCGATGAAGCTGTTGCTATGGGTGCTGCCATCCAGGGTGGTATACTGCGTGGTGATGTGAAGGATTTGCTTCTTTTGGATGTTACTCCCCTCTCTCTTGGTATTGAAACACTTGGTGGTGTTTTCACCAGATTGATAAACAGGAACACAACCATCCCCACGAAGAAGAGCCAG GTGTTCTCAACTGCAGCTGACAACCAAACTCAGGTCGGTATTAAGGTATTGCAAGGTGAACGTGAAATGGCAAGTGACAACAAGATGCTAGGGGAGTTTGAACTCCAGGGTATTCCACCAGCTCCACGAGGTCTTCCCCAAATTGAGGTGACCTTTGATATTGATGCCAATGGCATTGTGACTGTTTCTGCCAAAGACAAGGCTACCAACAAAGAGCAGAATATTACCATAAAGTCCTCTGGTGGGCTATCAGAACATGAGATCGAGAAGATGGTGAAGGAAGCAGAAATACATGCACAGAAAGATCAAGAGAGGAAGTCTCTTATCGATGCCAGGAACACAGCAGACACAACCATCTACAGCGTTGAGAAGAGTTTGGGTGAATACAGGGAGAAGATTACAAGCGAAATTGCAAAGGAAATAGAAGATGCTGTATCCGACTTGAGAAGTGCCATGCAAAACGACAACCTTGAGGAGATCAAAGCAAAGACTGATGCTGCAAACAAAGCTGTGTCAAAGATCGGGGAACATATGTCTGGCGGTCAAGGTGGTAGTTCAGGTGGTACTGGTACTGGTGACCAGACCCCTGAAGCCGAGTATGAAGAGGCCAAGAAGTAG
- the LOC110774880 gene encoding PWWP domain-containing protein 3, whose amino-acid sequence MAVEGSQQSDVSELNGVLVAGDKSNDDSEIRNDVEDEATAVDDSKMAFPLRDEIGVSETINSDVRNEAEELNLISPTKDDAGFSLSKCSATQIGASMEDDSEIRNHVVGDGTSVFDASKLFFPMEDENDASEIRNNNVTCGAEVFDSTKVASPMEKENVPSETRNDADNHGADGFGSSKVTSPMEEESDATEIRNNVDSSGGEGFDASKVIFPMEDKNDASELRKNVVSSGAEGFDASKIISAVEEENNTSEIGNNVVSSGAEGFDSSKVIFPMGDANDASAIRNNVVSSGSEGFAAFKVNSPMDGKNDVSDIRNNVVSSGAEGFDASKISTPIIGNGVCLSKCPATDEDMPSIVENCKGHSEPKKSAELRERKKSKYLSPPYVNLNKGSKGFSSLSERSGIPEDVEGSGCMSDKQASSPPVGKTGSKKRGRKSSRKSVVTFDKLLEISASSANLLSELRLAALDCLYPYDNNVFDPTEIFFNGFRASVYRGEVNGKSTSGQDEKGLVDGLTEELPAAAGLATQVGTSNQSKPRQRKRKKEEKTSESAGGLADKIQNVQLGSSNKENYPSKVASTVNMKQQLKRKEEVAAEVPKQTPAFTLDFSQETIQTIPSSVALSQEPKQTQNLCFESKDVIGLSDLNGHSVPEGVPGPKKRGRKKGVSPAVVKSDGNPEKKKRRRRRKDGTYADDVMTNNAPPLSANGTNMKPISLEVCLRNVGLQSPVPQTATACLNSGNNNHVTPPTPMQPGDVASSPSVAKTPGTPAGEAPSIEQIRKNLEMMTSMLENSGNTLSVELKAHLEAEINGLLKKVSSNPGSSLS is encoded by the exons ATGGCTGTTGAGGGAAGTCAACAGAGTGATGTCTCTGAGCTGAATGGTGTTTTAGTAGCTGGAGACAAGTCAAATGATGATTCCGAAATTAGAAATGATGTTGAGGATGAAGCTACGGCTGTTGACGATTCTAAAATGGCATTTCCTTTGAGGGATGAGATCGGCGTTTCTGAAACTATAAACAGTGATGTTAGGAATGAAGCTGAGGAACTTAACTTGATTTCTCCTACAAAAGATGATGCTGGCTTCAGCTTATCCAAGTGCTCAGCTACTCAAATTGGTGCTTCAATGGAAGATGATTCTGAAATCAGAAATCATGTTGTCGGGGACGGAACAAGTGTTTTTGATGCTTCAAAATTGTTTTTCCCTATGGAAGATGagaatgatgcttctgaaattaGGAACAATAATGTCACCTGTGGAGCCGAGGTTTTTGATTCCACTAAAGTGGCTTCACCAATGGAAAAGGAGAATGTTCCTTCTGAAACTAGAAACGATGCTGATAACCATGGAGCCGATGGTTTTGGTTCTTCCAAAGTGACTTCACCCATGGAAGAGGAGAGTGATGCAACTGAAATTAGAAACAATGTTGATAGCAGTGGAGGTGAGGGTTTTGATGCTTCTAAAGTGATTTTCCCCATGGAAGATAAGAATGATGCATCTGAATTGAGAAAAAATGTTGTCAGCAGTGGAGCTGAGGGTTTTGACGCATCTAAAATAATTTCTGCCGTGGAAGAGGAGAATAATACGTCTGAAATTGGAAACAATGTTGTGAGTAGTGGAGCTGAGGGTTTCGATTCTTCTAAAGTGATTTTCCCAATGGGAGATGCGAATGATGCGTCTGCAATTAGAAATAATGTTGTTAGTAGTGGATCCGAAGGTTTTGCCGCTTTTAAAGTGAATTCCCCCATGGATGGTAAGAATGATGTGTCTGATATAAGAAACAATGTTGTTAGCAGTGGAGCTGAGGGTTTCGACGCTTCCAAAATAAGTACTCCTATTATAGGCAATGGTGTTTGTCTTTCCAAGTGCCCAGCTACTGATGAAGATATGCCTTCCATTGTGGAAAATTGTAAGGGCCACAGTGAACCTAAAAAGAGCGCGGAgctgagagagagaaaaaaaagcaAGTATTTGTCCCCCCCTTATGTGAACCTGAACAAGGGGTCAAAAGGTTTCTCTAGTTTGTCAGAAAGATCTGGTATTCCTGAGGATGTGGAGGGAAGTGGATGTATGTCTGACAAGCAAGCTTCATCCCCTCCAGTTGGGAAGACTGGGAGCAAAAAGAGAGGGAGAAAAAGTTCAAGAAAATCTGTGGTCACATTTGATAAACTGCTGGAAATAAGTGCATCATCAGCTAATCTACTCTCAGAACTTCGTTTGGCGGCTTTAGATTGTCTATATCCTTATGATAATAATGTTTTTGATCCTACTGAGATATTCTTTAATGGGTTTCGGGCTTCGGTATATCGTGGTGAAGTGAATGGGAAGAGCACAAGTGGCCAGGATGAAAAGGGATTGGTGGATGGGTTAACTGAAGAGCTTCCTGCTGCTGCAGGTTTAGCTACTCAGGTAGGAACCTCAAATCAAAGTAAACCTCGacaaagaaagagaaagaaagaggaaAAAACATCAGAATCTGCTGGTGGTTTGGCTGATAAGATTCAGAATGTCCAGTTAGGAAGCTCGAATAAAG AAAATTATCCGTCAAAGGTTGCATCAACAGTGAATATGAAACAGCAACTGAAGAGAAAGGAGGAAGTGGCTGCTGAGGTGCCTAAACAGACACCTGCATTTACCCTGGACTTCTCTCAGGAGACTATACAGACAATTCCGTCGTCTGTTGCGCTCTCTCAAGAGCCTAAACAGACACAAAATTTGTGCTTTGAGAGTAAGGATGTAATTGGCCTTTCAGATTTAAATGGCCATTCTGTTCCTGAGGGTGTGCCTGGTCCCAAAAAGAGGGGGAGAAAGAAGGGGGTGAGTCCTGCAGTTGTTAAATCTGACGGGAATCCTGAGAAAAAGAAGAGGAGGAGGCGGCGGAAGGATGGGACTTATGCTGATGATGTAATGACTAATAATGCCCCCCCTTTGAGCGCTAATGGAACCAACATGAAACCCATTTCATTGGAGGTATGTTTGCGGAATGTGGGCCTACAATCTCCTGTTCCACAAACAGCAACAGCTTGTTTGAACAGTGgaaacaacaatcatgtaactCCACCAACACCAATGCAGCCTGGTGATGTGGCTAGTTCCCCTTCTGTCGCCAAGACTCCTGGTACCCCTGCCGGAGAAGCACCATCAATAGAACAGATAAGGAAGAATCTCGAGATGATGACGTCCATGCTGGAAAATTCGGGGAACACTCTCTCTGTTGAGTTAAAAGCGCATTTGGAGGCTGAGATCAATGGACTTTTGAAGAAAGTAAGCTCCAATCCTGGCTCATCCCTGTCTTAG
- the LOC110774886 gene encoding uncharacterized protein isoform X2 — translation MELIQEDSSNMEDVELAEPSESSPLRERNFPKTQFSGFVRRWAYIFDGNGNYYSKDWDLSEGRGKEFCWYHLELPKANQNISISAKYLIDVLCPPLKLQDILSLVSNGSFCGYVDGALVFRVNSPGPASSAYISRLAARITENSVITVSLGRVPRLGFSKTVQSLLSEIPVVDTPRCRNGEQREGGIVIKEHVLEFLLTMNHSEEADNPVPNSVSNLVIHVIDTFVDHLQDIVTKLESELDSVELELDRGGFALKKEMLDDRRFPKMHLNLQRLLQVIAHGEQIFPRVKEKCSSKRWFAQEDVVSLEELIGRMRRLKENVGFIANRVTAIQASLDSWQAEQINRKLYYISFLSIVFLPLSVITGVFGMNVGGVPWTMQRSPDVKDGFRNVMLLCVVTLLAVLLCFSFASLYTRFNTWWNRKTFKRSWSLNRKSFLKRNSDGILQDKGGYFRL, via the exons atggagcTAATTCAGGAAGATTCTAGTAATATGGAAGATGTTGAATTAGCAGAACCATCTGAAAGTAGTCctcttagagagagaaatttcCCGAAAACCCAATTTTCAGGTTTTGTGAGAAGATGGGCTTACATATTTGATGGCAATGGTAATTATTATAGCAAAGATTGGGATCTTAGTGAAGGAAGAGGTAAAGAATTTTGTTGGTATCATTTAGAACTTCCCAAGGCAAATCAGAACATCTCAATTTCAGCAAAATACCTAATTGATGTACTTTGTCCTCCTTTAAAGCTTCAAGACATTCTATCACTTGTTAGCAATGGATCCTTTTGTGGTTATGTTGATGGGGCGCTTGTTTTTCGGGTCAACTCTCCTGGACCTGCTTCGAGTGCTTATATCTCTAGGCTTGCTGCTAGGATTACTGAGAACTCGGTTATTACTGTTTCCTTGGGGAGAGTTCCGAGGCTTGGTTTTTCGAAGACAGTACAGTCTTTGTTATCGGAGATCCCGGTTGTTGATACTCCTAGATGTCGAAATGGGGAGCAAAGGGAAGGGGGGATTGTGATCAAGGAACATGTGCTTGAGTTTTTGTTGACTATGAATCATTCTGAGGAAGCTGATAATCCTGTTCCGAACTCTGTCTCGAATCTGGTTATTCATGTTATTGACACATTTGTGGATCATCTGCAAGATATTGTGACCAAACTCGAGAGTGAGTTGGATTCAGTGGAACTAGAGTTGGATAGAG GTGGTTTTGCATTGAAGAAGGAAATGCTAGATGACAGAAGATTTCCGAAAATGCATCTTAATTTGCAGAGGCTACTACAG GTTATTGCACATGGAGAACAAATATTTCCGCGTGTGAAAGAAAAATGCTCTTCAAAACGTTGGTTTGCTCAAGAAGACGTTGTCTCTCTTGAAGAGTTGATTGGAAGAATGAGAAGGCTAAAAGAGAATGTTGGTTTTATAGCAAACCGTGTAACTGCAATCCAGGCTAGTCTAGATAGTTGGCAGGCTGAACAAATAAACAGGAAACTATACTATATCTCATTCTTGTCCATAGTATTCCTTCCTTTATCAGTCATCACCGGAG TTTTTGGAATGAATGTGGGAGGAGTTCCATGGACAATGCAGAGGAGTCCTGATGTCAAAGATGGCTTCAGAAATGTCATGTTGCTTTGTGTGGTTACTCTCTTGGCAGTGCTTCTTTGCTTCTCTTTCGCATCCCTTTATACCCGTTTCAATACTTGGTGGAACCGGAAGACTTTTAAAAGAAGCTGGTCTCTCAACCGAAAGTCATTCCTGAAACGAAACTCTGATGGCATACTTCAAGATAAAGGAGGTTACTTTCGGCTTTGA
- the LOC110774886 gene encoding uncharacterized protein isoform X1, with translation MELIQEDSSNMEDVELAEPSESSPLRERNFPKTQFSGFVRRWAYIFDGNGNYYSKDWDLSEGRGKEFCWYHLELPKANQNISISAKYLIDVLCPPLKLQDILSLVSNGSFCGYVDGALVFRVNSPGPASSAYISRLAARITENSVITVSLGRVPRLGFSKTVQSLLSEIPVVDTPRCRNGEQREGGIVIKEHVLEFLLTMNHSEEADNPVPNSVSNLVIHVIDTFVDHLQDIVTKLESELDSVELELDRGGFALKKEMLDDRRFPKMHLNLQRLLQVIAHGEQIFPRVKEKCSSKRWFAQEDVVSLEELIGRMRRLKENVGFIANRVTAIQASLDSWQAEQINRKLYYISFLSIVFLPLSVITGVFGMNVGGVPWTMQRSPDVKDGFRNVMLLCVVTLLAVLLCFSFASLYTRFNTWWNRKTFKRSWSLNRKSFLKRNSDGILQDKGAIQHCNYLEDIIYGRE, from the exons atggagcTAATTCAGGAAGATTCTAGTAATATGGAAGATGTTGAATTAGCAGAACCATCTGAAAGTAGTCctcttagagagagaaatttcCCGAAAACCCAATTTTCAGGTTTTGTGAGAAGATGGGCTTACATATTTGATGGCAATGGTAATTATTATAGCAAAGATTGGGATCTTAGTGAAGGAAGAGGTAAAGAATTTTGTTGGTATCATTTAGAACTTCCCAAGGCAAATCAGAACATCTCAATTTCAGCAAAATACCTAATTGATGTACTTTGTCCTCCTTTAAAGCTTCAAGACATTCTATCACTTGTTAGCAATGGATCCTTTTGTGGTTATGTTGATGGGGCGCTTGTTTTTCGGGTCAACTCTCCTGGACCTGCTTCGAGTGCTTATATCTCTAGGCTTGCTGCTAGGATTACTGAGAACTCGGTTATTACTGTTTCCTTGGGGAGAGTTCCGAGGCTTGGTTTTTCGAAGACAGTACAGTCTTTGTTATCGGAGATCCCGGTTGTTGATACTCCTAGATGTCGAAATGGGGAGCAAAGGGAAGGGGGGATTGTGATCAAGGAACATGTGCTTGAGTTTTTGTTGACTATGAATCATTCTGAGGAAGCTGATAATCCTGTTCCGAACTCTGTCTCGAATCTGGTTATTCATGTTATTGACACATTTGTGGATCATCTGCAAGATATTGTGACCAAACTCGAGAGTGAGTTGGATTCAGTGGAACTAGAGTTGGATAGAG GTGGTTTTGCATTGAAGAAGGAAATGCTAGATGACAGAAGATTTCCGAAAATGCATCTTAATTTGCAGAGGCTACTACAG GTTATTGCACATGGAGAACAAATATTTCCGCGTGTGAAAGAAAAATGCTCTTCAAAACGTTGGTTTGCTCAAGAAGACGTTGTCTCTCTTGAAGAGTTGATTGGAAGAATGAGAAGGCTAAAAGAGAATGTTGGTTTTATAGCAAACCGTGTAACTGCAATCCAGGCTAGTCTAGATAGTTGGCAGGCTGAACAAATAAACAGGAAACTATACTATATCTCATTCTTGTCCATAGTATTCCTTCCTTTATCAGTCATCACCGGAG TTTTTGGAATGAATGTGGGAGGAGTTCCATGGACAATGCAGAGGAGTCCTGATGTCAAAGATGGCTTCAGAAATGTCATGTTGCTTTGTGTGGTTACTCTCTTGGCAGTGCTTCTTTGCTTCTCTTTCGCATCCCTTTATACCCGTTTCAATACTTGGTGGAACCGGAAGACTTTTAAAAGAAGCTGGTCTCTCAACCGAAAGTCATTCCTGAAACGAAACTCTGATGGCATACTTCAAGATAAAGGAG CAATTCAGCATTGCAACTATCTGGAGGACATCATTTATGGAAGAGAGTAA